Proteins from one Apis cerana isolate GH-2021 linkage group LG11, AcerK_1.0, whole genome shotgun sequence genomic window:
- the LOC107995978 gene encoding uncharacterized protein LOC107995978: MSNIIMIFNKIVLLIIYCELQLIWTQTTIPKSLRECYKNNVTLDPPIPLNLRILVDIIQKMEKYSYSTIDMRVMSSSILHRFRFDGIEYHKNIQTTENILPFSGTGIQRIKHKLIEELIPGKAEILPVHILSQEERCILHQAISSSILLFDNENKYKLYGQIPQTEKLKGRMLTDTWNYPRQQGVILTPCGTIAPGIIIGAIAASLQHQNIAVNQLVTNLETSSDTAHYDSNKILFNNDFHLLKMNSTNIYNLKYDKEEVEFILPRNQIIHKPSMWYNALKSSSMKIDNIWLTTIAGELAEMVVYQGPLGNNMTFGATGFWQNIMRPTIYYLTNSYKNFDVTRAELIGGIDGMIISSYLQSWIQDFYSLRLSQILEMYYSYEGVVFNTNVKACDRIQTFQYAVPKTILNEQTYAIAQTLAYRKSIAYISPETLQQMVDFATEKFYTYAENHLFPELSCHQINQPQIEAIIIFDGTWTIQYMIDFLAILIQDLDISMYGSKMGIINSTSGEWLLNVTNSPSIAFQTLNNFTNVMWSTQFNYMQVLKTVFSYLNNTWEYNHKHHIIGNLGQVVILLVPLAHISNNEKESIMTLLHQLKYNHPDVHFVYYVSRYNENLFEPFILSNEDYMIKNSNIDAIVQYVLKIPRALRPATTLDLNNSKIPQIEDYISPSKSITYRIHSHWKQNMKKILIKIHTFDYGTMKVCMWIEFKSNNRKNLQCIELAGYKEIILTDHFKCTSISACPNLYLHIQNVTSLYKCAEIDCKTPDQVRFIIRINQQNIDYNNSADQNVILISLYIFILFIFQILI, translated from the exons atgtctaacataattatgatatttaataaaattgtattattaataatttattgcg aattacaattaatatggACACAAACAACTATACCCAAGTCACTTAgagaatgttataaaaataatgttacattGGATCCTcctattccattaaatttacgTATATTGGTTGATATCATacaaaagatggaaaaatattcttattcaaCAATAGATATGAGAGTAATGTCTTCATCAATATTACACag atttagaTTTGATGGTATTGaatatcacaaaaatattcaaactacagaaaatatattaccaTTCAGTGGAACTGGAATACAACGTATTAAACACAAATTGATAGAAGAATTAATTCCAGGCAAAGCAGAAATTTTACCAGTTCATATACTTTCACAGGAAGAACGTTGTATTCTTCACCAGGCTATTTCAAgttcaattttgttatttgataatgaaaataaatataaattatatggaCAAATTCCTCaaactgaaaaattaaaag gtaGAATGCTTACTGATACATGGAATTATCCAAGACAACAAGGAGTGATTTTGACACCATGTGGTACTATTGCCCCTGGAATAATTATAGGAGCAATTGCTGCATCTCTTCAACATCAAAACATTGCTGTAAATCAATTGGTTACAAATTTGGAGACATCTTCAGATACAGCACATTATGATtccaacaaaatattatttaataatgattttcatctattaaaaatgaattctacaaatatatataatttaaaatacgataaagaagaagttgaatttattcttccaagaaatcaaataattcataaaccaTCTATGTGGTATAATGCTTTAAAATCATCATctatgaaaattgataatatatggTTAACAACAATTGCAG GCGAATTAGCAGAAATGGTTGTGTATCAAGGACCTTTAGGAAATAATATGACTTTTGGTGCAACAGGATTCTGGCAAAATATTATGCGTCCAACTATTTATTATCTcacaaattcatataaaaattttgatgtaaCTCGAGCTGAATTAATAGGAGGCATTGatg GAATGATAATTTCAAGTTATTTACAAAGTTGGATTCAAGATTTTTACAGTCTTCGTCTTAgtcaaattttagaaatgtatTATTCATATGAAGGTGTTGTATTCAATACAAACGTAAAAGCTTGCGATCGAATACAAACCTTCCAATATGCAGTACCAAAGACTATTTTAAATGAACAG acTTATGCCATAGCTCAGACATTAGCTTATCGTAAAAGCATCGCGTATATTTCTCCTGAAACATTACAACAAATGGTTGACTTTGCaactgaaaaattttatacttatgcagaaaatcatttatttcctGAATTATCTTGTCATCAAATAAATCAACCACAAATAGAAGCGATAATCATATTTGACGGTACATGGACAATACAATATATGATAGATTTCCTTGC aattttaatacaagATTTAGATATATCAATGTATGGATCAAAAATgggaataataaatagtactTCAGGAGAATGGTTATTAAATGTTACAAATAGTCCATCAATTGCATttcaaacattaaataattttacaaatgttatgt GGTCtacacaatttaattatatgcaagTTTTAAAAACAGTGTTTTCCTATCTAAATAATACTTGGGAATACAATCATAAGCACCATATAATTGGAAATCTTGGACAAgtagttatattattagttcCATTAGCACATATATCtaataacgaaaaagaatCTATAATGACGTTATtacatcaattaaaatataatcatccAG atgttcattttgtatattatgtatcaagatataacgaaaatttatttgaaccatttattttatcaaatgaagattatatgataaaaaattctaatatcgaTGCTATTGTTCAATATGTGTTAAAaa ttCCACGAGCACTAAGACCTGCAACAACTTTAgacttaaataattcaaaaattccccAAATAGAAGATTATATAAGTCCTTCAAAATCAATTACTTATAGAATACATTCACATTGgaaacaaaatatgaaaaaaatattaattaaa atTCATACTTTTGATTATGGTACAATGAAAGTCTGTATGTGGATAGAATTTAAAtccaataatagaaaaaatttgcaatgtaTAGAATTAGCTggttataaagaaattatattaactgaTCACTTTAAATGTACCAGTATTTCAGCATGTCCTAATTTGTATCTTCATATCCAAAATGTaacttctttatataaatgtgcag aaatagaTTGTAAAACACCGGATCAAGTAAGATTCATCATAAgaataaatcaacaaaatattgattataataattctgcaGATCAGAATGTAATATTGatctcattatatatttttatcttatttatatttcaaatacttatataa
- the LOC107995977 gene encoding nuclear pore complex protein Nup133: protein MDRTNIGNTLGRNLTSPRKRMSIIQSLRKNNSTISVSGRSNQSVQIICKSPNHVVESFGSSLPVLVTEALTFVDRNIAVSVNISIDGWAWLVCGRRLLVWQCKTTIHDSKQKRTFKSQCRELLLPQSDLAHKAECVAVWLPPGYQVPSCMAVSPEGIVRFWVSVAHEESSVETSAELAGQEVDCLTYIPGHGCILATTTCTVALLQSQFIGGKNSVTCQVLRTSQGWLGGIGRRMTSLIFGAIPQSPVTETKLVKVTCTTLGDRGSRVLILAGSSLQYWSFPYNEQEKIEFDEDIGHIISQTFQRKIWESSACNPQNMETWLIDMQPCNEGIVFLMAAYCADASSFIEFALGLIQLSGTTLANTFKWFIPIKIDPISYHNDAESTLVSYRFILCGWEAIIYNQYKVLVVNCTSENEQDKIDLVRGGDDSILGGALCSGTPVLFTKNFGLVSIMPSDFISQDFNMSYTDNTSADYNYRSNSTQNFTSLISNEEVQDMFYSSDNSTQLRAAFLLSLRQNRAQCEEILSQLFPLQEEPIMDIDANLDTLILKVAKDLIDDYPANDPRWSNHRDLSMTINAVTSMQIPNQLEGKQKAIDLFIIFLKEHDLWNRFCAVTYRGIIISTPYVLEEYAEKIIAALTIYNLQNKYADIIDTIIEQTLSPESYVSDELTARDIFYREVSTVHRFLPTLVNNASEVTQSERPIQQVAHYIMQVNAILLGVLHEVMKYRQHNAERFLPTRCSYGITEYLPWTAAIGRHGLRNCLTTMYNLTLKHGITGTNDSTVRNELYEQLVSYIDLILDGRKCHLESVKGTEKFEILLKQYETDRMNLIQPLIKEEQYDNAAMLAEKYCDFASLIQICELTNNKSRLDGYIKKFAAQDFVGFLFSWYVKDGRQGQLVEKCRRDGTIELSEKLAEHPTLSWVQSALMDDLRFAANTLHSLAIQENELVTRKKSMLSLAKLALLASDDLEEEIRDCVKRIDNELALIAHQEDLPTQLLTTYGYDVEKLRVFTPTELITLYTSDDNVEANEYDFKKALDLLKYMEQEDEKVSLKLQIWARAAKRDQWDTIGKNPEQQVQETIFFKLMDLAHFMGGEVNEFLPPIDMLLIEPELGNLAASSNFQFLIKFVYEYAYSNY from the exons atggaTCGAACGAATATAGGAAATACATTGGGAAGAAATTTAACATCTCCGCGGAAGCGTATGTCGATTATTCaatctttaagaaaaaataattc aacAATAAGTGTATCTGGACGATCAAATCAATCCGtacaaataatatgtaaatcacCGAACCATGTAGTCGAGAGCTTTGGATCATCTTTACCTGTACTTGTTACAGAAGCTTTAACATTTGTAGATAGAAATATTGCAGTCAgtgttaatatttcaatagatGGTTGGGCTTGGCTTGTATGTGGTCGAAGATTACTTGTATGGCAATGTAAGACTACCATTCATGattcaaaacaaaaaagaacttttaaaaGTCAGTgtcgagaattattattacccCAAAGTGATTTAGCTCATAAAGCAGAATGTGTAGCTGTATGGTTACCTCCAGGCTATCAg gtACCTAGTTGTATGGCAGTTTCTCCTGAAGGTATTGTACGTTTTTGGGTTAGTGTTGCACATGAAGAATCTTCTGTAGAAACAAGTGCAGAACTTGCTGGACAAGAAGTTGATTGTCTTACTTACATTCCTGGTCATGGTTGTATTTTAGCTACAACCACATGTACAGTAGCATTGTTACAATCACAGTTTATTGGTGGTAAAAATAGTGTTACTTGTCAAGTTCTTAGAACAAGTCAAGGATGGCTAGGAGGTATAGGAAGAAGAATGACTTCTCTTATCTTTGGTGCTATACCTCAATCCCCAGTTACAGAAACA aaattaGTAAAAGTTACTTGCACAACCTTAGGAGATAGAGGATCAAGAGTTCTTATTTTAGCTGGTTCATCTTTGCAATATTGGTCTTTTCCTTATAATGAACAAGAGAAAATAGAGTTTGATGAAGATATTGGACATATTATTTCACAAACtttccaaagaaaaatttgg gaATCAAGTGCATGTAATCCACAAAACATGGAAACCTGGCTGATTGATATGCAACCATGTAATGAAGGAATAGTCTTTTTAATGGCAGCTTATTGTGCTGATGCATCatcttttattgaatttgCATTAG gTTTGATACAATTATCTGGTACAACATTagcaaatacatttaaatggTTTATACCAATTAAAATCGATCCTATTTCATATCATAATGATGCTGAATCAACTTTAGTTTCTTATCGCTTTATATTATGTGGTTGGGaagctattatatataatcaatataaagtaCTTGTTGTGAATT gtACATCTGAAAATGAACAGGACAAAATAGATTTAGTGCGAGGTGGGGATGATAGTATTCTTGGTGGTGCATTGTGTTCAGGAACTCCAgttttatttactaaaaacTTCGGATTAGTTTCTATTATGCCATCAGATTTTATATCAcaagattttaatat gagTTACACAGATAATACAAGTGctgattataattatcgatCTAATTCGACACAAAATTTTACTAGTCTTATTAGTAATGAAGAAGTTCAAGATATGTTTTATAGTTCTGATAATTCTACGCAATTACGTGCTGCATTTCTTCTTAGTTTACGACAAAATAGA gcACAatgtgaagaaattttatcacaaCTTTTTCCTTTGCAAGAAGAACCAATAATGGATATAGATGCTAATCTTGATacattgattttaaaagttgCTAAAGATTTGATAGATGATTATCCAGCAAATGATCCACGTTGGTCAAATCATAGAGATttgt CCATGACAATAAATGCAGTTACTTCAATGCAAATACCTAATCAATTAGAAGGAAAACAGAAAgctatagatttatttataatatttttaaaagaacatGATTTATGGAATAGA ttTTGTGCTGTTACATATAGgggaataattatatctacaCCATATGTTCTTGAAGAATAcgcagaaaaaataattgcagcATTAACCatatataatcttcaaaataa atatgcAGATATTATAGATACAATAATAGAACAAACTTTAAGTCCTGAATCATATGTATCTGATGAATTAACGGCtcgtgatatattttatcgcgAAGTTAGTACTGTGCATCGTTTTCTTCCTACTTTAGTGAATAATGCATCAGAGGTAACTCAATCTGAAAGACCTATTCAACAGGTAGcacattatattatgcaaGTAAATGCTATATTATTA GGTGTATTACACGAAGTGATGAAATACCGACAACATAATGCTGAACGATTTCTTCCTACAAGATGTTCGTATGGTATAACTGAATATCTTCCTTGGACAGCAGCAATTGGAAGACATGGATTAAGAAATTGTCTTACTACAATg tataatTTAACTCTTAAGCATGGCATAACTGGAACCAATGATTCAACTGTAAGGAACGAATTGTACGAACAGTTAGTGagttatatagatttaatattagatgGTCGAAAATGTCATTTGGAAAGTGTTAAGGGtacagaaaaatttgaaatactttTGAAGCAATATGAAACGGATCGAATGAATCTAATTCAACCATTGA taaaagAAGAACAGTACGATAATGCTGCAATGTTAGCtgaaaaatattgtgattTTGCATCTCTCATACAAATATGTGAATTAACTAACAATAAAAGTCGATTGGatggatatataaaaaaatttgcagcTCAAGATTTCGtgggatttttattttcatg GTATGTAAAAGATGGTCGACAGGGTCAATTAGTAGAAAAATGTAGACGCGATGGTACAATTgaattatcagaaaaattgGCTGAACATCCAACTTTATCATGGGTACAATCTGCTCTTATGGATGATTTACGTTTTGCTGCTAATACTCTTCATTCTTTAGCAATTCAGGAAAATGAATTAGTGACACGTAAGAag tCCATGCTTTCTTTAGCAAAATTGGCTCTTCTTGCTTCGGATGatttagaagaagaaataagagaTTGTGTGAAAAGAATTGATAATGAATTGGCATTGATAGCTCATCAGGAAGATTTACCAACTCAATTACTTACGACGTACGGTTATGATGTAGAAAAATTACGAGTATTTACACCAACAGAATTAATTacg TTATATACATCTGATGATAATGTTGAGGCAAatgaatatgattttaaaaaagctCTTGATTTGCTAAAATACATGGAACAAGAAGATGAAAAAGTgtctttaaaattacaaatttgggCACGAGCCGCTAAACGAGATCAATGGGATACTATAGGAAAGAATCCAGAACAACAAGTACaagaaactatattttttaagttaatgGATCTCGCACATTTTATgg gaGGTGAAGTAAATGAATTTCTTCCTCCAATTGATATGCTTTTGATAGAACCTGAATTAGGAAATCTTGCTGCATcaagtaattttcaatttttgataaaattcgtATATGAATATGCATATAgcaattattaa